TGCGGCTGGGAAACGTCGCCCTATTACGCCCCCGAAGTACCCGAATGGGTCGCCCGCAGCAACCGCGAACGCTACAACCTCTCGTACATCGCCCCCGAGTGGCGCACGCTCTACGAAAAGGGACGCTACCTCAACACCCGCAACTGGGACATCGTTCTCACGGGCAAAAGCAGGAAAGACAAAGACGAGCCGGGCGAAGGGCGCCTGAAACTCACGTCGGACTACGACAAAATGCTCTACACCCCGGCGGGCAACACCGCCGTGCTGGGCTTTGCCAAGCAGGCCATCGCCCAGTTCAAACTCGGCGACGACGCGACGCCCGACCTGCTGAACATCTGCCTCGACACGCCGCGCCGCATCAGCGAGGCCTACGGCCCCGAGTCGGTCGAGGTCGAGGACATGTACTACCGCCTGGATCGCGACCTGGCCGATTTTCTGACCTTCGTCTTCGCCCAGGTCAGAAACGGTGAGGTGCTCGTCGTCTTCACCTCCGACCACGGCACCAGCCCTTCTTTCGACACGGGGCACGAAGAGAGCGACCGGTTCAACACCCGCCAGTTCGAGGTGATCGTCAACGGCTTCCTCAACGTCCGCTACGGCATGGGCGACTGGGTACTGGAGTACGAGGACAAATGCGTCTACCTGAACCACAACCTGATCTACGAGCGGGGGCTCGACCTGGCCGAGGTACAGAACGAGGTGGCGATCTTCGCCATGCAGTTCCGGGGCGTATCGCACGCCCTCTCGGCGACGGCCATGCGTACGAGCTACTTCGGGAGCGGCTATGCCCGCAAGATGCAGAACAGCTTCTACCCCCGCCGTTCGGGCGACGTCATCCTGAACCTGATGCCCGGCTGGATCGAGGAGCAGGAGCGCTGCTGGTCGTCGTCGGGATCGATGTACGGCTACGACACGCAGGTGCCGCTGGTATTCTACGGCGTCGGCGTCGGGCCGCAGCGCATAAAGCGCCGCGTGGACATGACAGCCGTGGCCCCGACCGTGGCACGTATGCTGGAGATCACCGAGCCTGCGGCATCGGAAGGCGAAGTACTGCCGGAAATAATAGATTTGTAAGGATTTAAAGCAAAAGATATGGACAAGATACAGGAGGAGATCATCGGGGAGTTCTCGGTATTCGACGACTGGCTCGACAAATACGACTACCTCATCGGCCTGAGCGACTCGCTCCCGGCCATCGCAGCCGAGCACCGCACGGAACAATACCTGATCGACGGCTGCCAGTCGCGCGTGTGGGTAGACGCACGTCTGGAGGACGGCAAGGTCTACTATGCCGCCGACAGCGACGCCATAATAACCAAGGGCATCATCGCGTTATTGATACGCGTGCTGAACGGGCGCACGCCGCAGGAGATCCTCGACACCGACCTCTATTTCATCGACGCCATCGGCCTGAGCGCCAACCTCTCGCCCACGCGCTCGAACGGCCTGCTGTCGATGGTCAAACAGATGCGGCTCTATGCGCTCGCGTTCGCAAGCAAAAGCGAAAAATAACAGACAGCCATGACACCCGAAGACATACTGAAGGTAGAGAAGGACATAGTCC
This Alistipes onderdonkii DNA region includes the following protein-coding sequences:
- a CDS encoding alkaline phosphatase family protein, which translates into the protein MKHRIILLAIAALAAFEAAAARPRLVVNIVVGSMRAEDLGRYADNYGEGGLRRLLDGGTVFADSRYDYQQTTTPVSLATLTTGAMPSTHGVIGARWRDYVENDAVELIAGRKGPGPYNLIAQTLAEALLQHEPGAKAVSVATEAMSAVIMAGHGGEAFWLDSARCGWETSPYYAPEVPEWVARSNRERYNLSYIAPEWRTLYEKGRYLNTRNWDIVLTGKSRKDKDEPGEGRLKLTSDYDKMLYTPAGNTAVLGFAKQAIAQFKLGDDATPDLLNICLDTPRRISEAYGPESVEVEDMYYRLDRDLADFLTFVFAQVRNGEVLVVFTSDHGTSPSFDTGHEESDRFNTRQFEVIVNGFLNVRYGMGDWVLEYEDKCVYLNHNLIYERGLDLAEVQNEVAIFAMQFRGVSHALSATAMRTSYFGSGYARKMQNSFYPRRSGDVILNLMPGWIEEQERCWSSSGSMYGYDTQVPLVFYGVGVGPQRIKRRVDMTAVAPTVARMLEITEPAASEGEVLPEIIDL
- a CDS encoding SufE family protein; amino-acid sequence: MDKIQEEIIGEFSVFDDWLDKYDYLIGLSDSLPAIAAEHRTEQYLIDGCQSRVWVDARLEDGKVYYAADSDAIITKGIIALLIRVLNGRTPQEILDTDLYFIDAIGLSANLSPTRSNGLLSMVKQMRLYALAFASKSEK